In Cyanobacteria bacterium FACHB-DQ100, one DNA window encodes the following:
- a CDS encoding inositol monophosphatase, translated as MNFLEIKTFSETITHKVGAQLLKDFGQVQAAEKADGSLVTQSDRWADEQIRAAISQKFPDHGVLSEEAEHCFPDREWCWIIDPLDGTTNFARGLPLWGISISLLYQGTPVFGYVHLPPLNQSFHGYWCGESGLDLPSGAFLNDKPIHASQEALTRNHFFNLCARSTSVLKNPFPAKIRMLGVATYNLLTVAAGATMGGVEATPKIWDIAAVWAIVQAAGAVWHPLESSPIFPLEVGKDYSMRSFPTLVVSRADLVPVFEPLVRTIGQP; from the coding sequence ATGAATTTTTTAGAAATCAAAACCTTTTCAGAAACGATTACTCATAAAGTTGGGGCGCAACTGCTGAAAGATTTTGGACAGGTGCAGGCGGCGGAAAAAGCAGACGGAAGCCTTGTTACACAGTCCGATCGCTGGGCAGATGAGCAAATTCGGGCGGCAATCTCGCAAAAGTTTCCCGATCACGGTGTTTTAAGTGAAGAAGCGGAGCATTGTTTTCCCGATCGTGAGTGGTGCTGGATTATCGATCCGCTAGATGGAACGACGAATTTTGCGCGGGGCTTACCGCTCTGGGGGATTTCGATCTCGCTTCTCTATCAAGGCACCCCAGTCTTCGGCTATGTGCATCTGCCGCCGTTGAATCAATCGTTTCATGGATATTGGTGCGGCGAATCGGGGCTAGATTTACCGTCGGGGGCATTTCTCAATGACAAACCAATTCACGCAAGCCAAGAAGCTCTCACCCGCAATCACTTTTTTAATCTATGTGCCCGCAGTACCTCAGTGCTGAAAAATCCATTTCCGGCAAAGATTCGGATGCTAGGAGTTGCGACCTATAACTTACTTACAGTCGCGGCAGGGGCGACGATGGGCGGCGTAGAAGCAACGCCAAAGATTTGGGATATTGCCGCAGTTTGGGCGATCGTACAAGCAGCAGGCGCGGTTTGGCATCCCTTGGAATCGTCTCCGATTTTTCCACTAGAAGTCGGCAAGGATTACAGTATGCGATCGTTTCCCACTTTAGTCGTGAGTCGAGCGGATTTGGTGCCTGTGTTTGAGCCGCTGGTGAGAACGATCGGACAACCCTGA
- a CDS encoding site-specific DNA-methyltransferase, producing MAPVKKSKASRNRSVELSDLDRQRLRSRLISIAELSTNPPIGTIQADSLAISALLPDRFVDLLILDPPYNLSKNFNGLRFERRSVEAYTAWLEAAIVAFKPLLKPTASLYICGDWLSSASIYTAASAHFTVHNRITWEREKGRGAKANWKNSSEDIWFCTVSNQYTFNLDAVKLRRRVLAPYRTIDKTPKDWESTEQGNFRDTHPSNFWSDITIPFWSMPENTEHPTQKSEKLLAKLILASSNPGDFVFDPFVGSGTTSVVAKKLDRCYLGIDLNEEYCLLTERRLELAENDRRIQGWSDGVFWERNTFASQQK from the coding sequence ATCGCGCCCGTGAAAAAATCCAAAGCCAGCAGAAATCGTAGTGTTGAATTAAGCGACCTCGACCGACAACGCCTGAGATCAAGGCTGATTTCGATCGCTGAGCTTTCTACCAACCCACCAATAGGGACTATTCAAGCAGATAGCTTAGCGATTTCCGCTCTGCTACCCGATAGATTTGTGGATCTTTTAATCCTCGATCCGCCCTACAACTTGTCAAAGAATTTCAACGGGTTGAGATTTGAACGTCGCTCAGTCGAAGCGTATACGGCTTGGCTAGAGGCTGCGATCGTTGCCTTTAAACCATTGCTCAAACCGACAGCCTCCCTTTATATCTGCGGCGATTGGCTGTCTTCGGCTTCGATTTACACGGCGGCTTCCGCTCATTTCACGGTTCACAATCGGATTACTTGGGAGCGTGAGAAAGGACGAGGTGCAAAAGCGAACTGGAAGAATTCGAGCGAAGATATTTGGTTCTGTACCGTTTCAAATCAGTACACCTTTAACTTAGATGCCGTGAAATTGCGGCGACGAGTGCTGGCACCCTATCGGACGATCGACAAAACGCCGAAAGATTGGGAATCGACCGAGCAGGGGAATTTCCGCGATACGCATCCATCAAACTTTTGGTCAGATATCACGATCCCGTTCTGGTCGATGCCTGAGAATACAGAACATCCCACTCAAAAAAGCGAAAAACTGCTCGCCAAGCTAATTTTGGCAAGCTCGAATCCGGGAGATTTTGTCTTTGATCCGTTTGTTGGCAGTGGGACGACTTCGGTGGTGGCGAAGAAGCTCGATCGATGTTATCTCGGCATCGATTTAAACGAAGAATACTGTCTGTTAACCGAGCGGCGATTGGAACTGGCGGAGAACGATCGCCGGATTCAAGGCTGGTCAGACGGAGTATTTTGGGAGCGCAATACGTTCGCATCGCAGCAGAAATAA
- a CDS encoding SAM-dependent chlorinase/fluorinase produces MLITLLTDFGLNDVYVGVMKGTIAQINLQIQTIDLTHQVPPQDIATARFHLMNAYPYFPSGTVHLAVVDPGVGSQRRSIAVRLKSGFVVAPDNGLISGVLSDAITAVELSNSQYWRSLTPSTTFHGRDIFAPAAAHLASGVPLQELGTAIDLSSIVQLPTPDVIETEAGLLGVIQAIDHFGNLITNIPGERVRDRPWRIRINEAIFSGKTTYADAAIGEVIGLIGSHRWVEIAMNRGNAQNYLKLAVGDTIVVLSS; encoded by the coding sequence ACTAAATGATGTCTATGTGGGAGTAATGAAGGGAACGATCGCACAAATCAATCTCCAGATTCAGACGATCGATCTAACACATCAAGTTCCGCCACAGGACATTGCAACCGCGCGATTTCACCTGATGAATGCTTATCCTTATTTTCCAAGTGGAACGGTTCATCTTGCCGTCGTTGATCCCGGAGTCGGGAGTCAGCGGCGATCGATTGCGGTTCGACTCAAATCTGGGTTTGTGGTCGCACCAGATAACGGGTTGATTAGCGGTGTTTTGAGCGATGCGATCACGGCGGTTGAACTGAGCAATTCGCAGTATTGGCGATCACTAACTCCGAGCACTACGTTTCACGGACGCGATATTTTTGCGCCGGCTGCGGCACATTTGGCGAGTGGAGTTCCCTTACAGGAGCTAGGCACTGCGATCGATTTAAGTTCGATCGTGCAGTTACCGACTCCGGATGTGATTGAAACGGAAGCAGGATTGCTCGGCGTGATTCAAGCGATCGATCATTTCGGCAATCTCATTACCAACATTCCAGGAGAGCGAGTGCGCGATCGTCCTTGGAGAATTCGCATCAATGAGGCAATCTTTTCAGGAAAGACGACTTATGCTGATGCTGCGATCGGCGAGGTTATTGGATTGATTGGCAGTCATCGTTGGGTTGAGATTGCGATGAATCGCGGCAATGCTCAGAATTATTTGAAGTTAGCGGTTGGAGACACGATCGTGGTGCTCTCTAGCTGA
- a CDS encoding BCD family MFS transporter: MITQPPRIKLLTMFQLGLYQMGLGMMSVLTLGVLNRIMIKELAIPATIAAGAIAVHQFMAPARLWFGQMSDAKPIAGYHRTGYVWIASVLFSLTAFLAVQVMWQVGASLQTVGWSLQTQLWIGVLGLVFALYGLTLSAGSTPFAALLVDVSEEEERSKLVGIVWSMLMVGIVIGAIVTSRLLPAEGTANLAALRPAVDRVFVIIPSIVCGLCVLATLGVEKKYSRFSTRTTFDREDQITLSRAIRVLTASPQTGLFFTFLLFMTISLFMQDAVMESYGGQVFGMSVAETTRLNAFWGMGTLIGISSAGFAIVPRLGKTRTAKLGCVLVAACMIFIIFTGFTANPKLLQSGLFLFGLASGVTTTGAISLMLDLTAVETAGTFIGAWGLAQALARALATIFGGGALDVGKAIFSNLTLSYAVVFGLQAIGMLVAVGLLSRVDVKAFRNNTKAAISTILQGELD; encoded by the coding sequence ATGATCACGCAACCGCCCAGAATCAAGCTTTTGACGATGTTCCAACTCGGTCTGTATCAGATGGGGTTGGGCATGATGTCGGTGTTAACGCTTGGTGTGCTAAATCGCATCATGATTAAAGAATTGGCAATTCCGGCAACGATCGCAGCAGGCGCGATCGCGGTGCATCAGTTTATGGCTCCCGCTCGATTGTGGTTTGGGCAGATGTCGGACGCAAAACCGATCGCAGGCTATCACCGGACGGGCTATGTGTGGATCGCGTCGGTGCTGTTTTCGCTGACTGCGTTTCTGGCAGTTCAGGTGATGTGGCAAGTGGGCGCGAGTTTGCAGACGGTTGGATGGAGTCTACAAACACAGCTTTGGATCGGCGTATTAGGGCTGGTCTTTGCGCTGTATGGGTTGACTTTGAGCGCGGGATCGACTCCGTTTGCGGCGCTATTGGTCGATGTGAGCGAAGAAGAAGAACGATCGAAATTGGTCGGAATTGTTTGGTCGATGCTGATGGTGGGAATTGTGATCGGGGCGATCGTCACCTCTCGATTGTTACCAGCCGAAGGAACTGCGAATTTAGCCGCGTTGCGTCCGGCGGTCGATCGCGTGTTTGTAATCATTCCAAGTATTGTCTGTGGGCTGTGTGTGTTAGCAACGCTTGGAGTTGAAAAGAAGTATTCGCGGTTTAGTACACGGACGACCTTCGATCGCGAGGATCAAATTACCTTAAGCCGAGCGATTCGAGTGTTAACGGCTTCACCGCAAACGGGATTATTCTTCACCTTCTTGCTATTCATGACGATTAGCTTGTTTATGCAGGATGCGGTGATGGAGTCTTACGGCGGACAAGTGTTTGGAATGTCGGTTGCAGAAACGACTCGCCTAAACGCCTTTTGGGGCATGGGCACCTTGATTGGAATTAGTAGCGCCGGATTTGCGATCGTGCCTCGCCTCGGAAAAACTAGAACCGCCAAACTCGGCTGTGTTCTCGTTGCAGCCTGCATGATCTTTATCATCTTCACAGGCTTTACCGCGAACCCCAAACTTTTACAAAGTGGATTATTCCTGTTTGGTTTGGCATCGGGCGTCACAACCACGGGCGCGATTAGCTTAATGCTCGATCTAACGGCGGTTGAAACCGCAGGAACGTTTATCGGGGCATGGGGATTAGCACAAGCGTTGGCGAGAGCATTAGCAACGATTTTCGGCGGTGGCGCTTTAGATGTGGGCAAAGCGATTTTCTCGAATTTGACGCTATCGTATGCGGTGGTATTCGGATTACAAGCGATCGGGATGCTCGTTGCAGTCGGATTGCTGAGCCGCGTCGATGTCAAAGCGTTCCGCAATAATACAAAAGCCGCAATTTCAACGATTTTGCAAGGTGAGTTGGATTAA
- a CDS encoding DUF29 domain-containing protein: MTQIQAQKTLYQQDLVAWLDDTVIKLKQRQFEDIDIVSLIEEIEGLAGRDRRELKNRLEVLLNHLLKRLYVYSPDDYRGWELTIREQRKQLKLLLEQSPSLRKYLIAAFPDAWNSALLDLREDYSKTQFPDEWQYKSEIDVLLHDKFWDSHD; the protein is encoded by the coding sequence ATGACGCAAATCCAAGCCCAGAAAACGCTCTATCAGCAGGATTTAGTCGCTTGGTTAGACGATACGGTAATCAAGCTGAAACAACGACAGTTTGAAGACATCGACATCGTCAGCTTGATTGAGGAGATTGAAGGCTTGGCAGGGCGCGATCGACGGGAGCTAAAAAACCGTCTGGAAGTATTACTCAATCATCTCCTCAAACGCCTCTATGTTTATTCTCCCGATGACTATCGGGGTTGGGAATTAACCATTCGCGAACAGCGAAAGCAACTGAAACTCTTATTGGAACAATCGCCAAGCTTGCGAAAATATTTAATTGCAGCATTTCCTGACGCTTGGAATTCGGCTCTATTAGACCTGCGAGAAGACTACTCGAAAACTCAATTTCCTGATGAGTGGCAATATAAGAGCGAAATCGATGTTCTTCTGCATGATAAGTTCTGGGACAGTCATGACTGA
- a CDS encoding Uma2 family endonuclease: MTQAKPRFQTIEEYLDYDDGTDTRYELVDGVLVEMGAEKPINTAIAVFLIGYFLQLGIPVSRIGIKHLIAVSSSRVTARDPDLMIHSEASRDAMNQTAQLFLSATMPAPLLVIEVVSPGEPGSDNYNRDYIEKPREYAARGIPEYWLIDPNRAVALVLSLQNDRYQPKEFRNNDRLVSPTFPNLQLAAAQILEAGA, encoded by the coding sequence ATGACTCAAGCAAAACCCCGATTTCAGACGATCGAAGAGTATCTTGATTACGATGATGGAACTGACACCCGCTACGAATTGGTTGATGGGGTGCTGGTAGAGATGGGCGCAGAAAAGCCAATTAATACCGCGATCGCCGTTTTCTTGATCGGATACTTTCTACAGCTCGGAATTCCAGTATCCCGAATTGGCATCAAACATTTGATTGCAGTGAGTTCGTCGAGAGTGACTGCACGCGATCCAGATTTAATGATTCATTCCGAAGCATCGCGTGATGCCATGAATCAAACTGCTCAGTTATTTCTGTCGGCTACAATGCCTGCACCTTTGCTTGTGATCGAAGTCGTTTCGCCAGGGGAGCCTGGAAGCGACAACTATAACCGCGATTACATTGAGAAGCCCAGGGAGTACGCGGCGCGAGGAATTCCTGAGTATTGGCTGATTGACCCCAATCGAGCTGTGGCACTTGTGCTATCGCTACAGAACGATCGCTATCAACCGAAAGAATTTAGAAACAACGATCGTCTCGTTTCCCCCACGTTTCCAAACCTGCAATTAGCAGCAGCGCAAATTTTAGAGGCAGGAGCATGA
- the chlP gene encoding geranylgeranyl reductase, protein MTLRVAVVGGGPAGSSAAETLAKAGIETYLIERKLDNVKPCGGAIPLCMVSEFDLPENIIDRKVRKMKMISPSNVEVSIGSTLKDDEYIGMCRREVLDGFLRDRAVSLGAKLINGTMHKLELPTSANGSYTLHYADHSDGSLEGKAATLEVDLVVGADGANSRVAKAIDAGDYNYAIAFQERIMLPDDKMAYYEDLAEMYVGDDVSTDFYAWVFPKYNHVAVGTGTMAPNKADIKKLQAGIRARAAKKLRGGKIIRVEAHPIPEHPRPRRVVGRVALVGDAAGTVTKSSGEGIYFAAKSARMCAETIVEFSENGRRIPTEADLKVYLKRWDKKYGLTYKVLDILQTVFYRTDATREAFVEMCSDIDVQRLTFDSYLYKTVVPANPLVQLKITAKTIGSLIRGNALAP, encoded by the coding sequence TTGACACTCCGGGTTGCAGTTGTAGGCGGTGGTCCTGCTGGTTCTTCCGCAGCAGAGACCTTAGCAAAAGCGGGTATTGAAACCTATCTTATTGAGCGCAAGTTAGACAACGTTAAACCCTGTGGTGGGGCAATCCCCCTCTGTATGGTGTCGGAATTTGACTTGCCCGAAAACATCATCGATCGCAAAGTGCGAAAGATGAAAATGATTTCCCCCTCGAATGTCGAAGTTAGTATCGGTAGCACGTTAAAAGACGACGAATATATCGGAATGTGTCGCCGCGAAGTCCTAGATGGCTTCCTGCGCGATCGTGCCGTCTCCCTCGGCGCAAAGTTGATTAATGGCACGATGCACAAGCTGGAATTGCCCACCAGCGCAAACGGTTCCTACACGCTGCACTATGCCGATCACTCGGATGGCAGCTTGGAAGGAAAAGCCGCAACGCTCGAAGTCGATCTGGTCGTTGGTGCAGATGGCGCAAACTCGCGAGTGGCAAAAGCGATCGATGCCGGGGATTACAACTATGCGATCGCCTTCCAAGAGCGGATCATGCTGCCTGATGACAAGATGGCGTACTACGAAGACCTCGCTGAGATGTACGTGGGCGACGATGTTTCCACCGATTTCTACGCTTGGGTGTTTCCGAAGTACAACCACGTTGCGGTGGGAACCGGAACGATGGCTCCGAACAAAGCAGACATCAAAAAGCTACAGGCTGGAATTCGGGCAAGAGCCGCGAAAAAACTCAGAGGCGGAAAGATCATTCGGGTTGAAGCGCATCCGATTCCAGAGCATCCGAGACCGCGCCGTGTGGTTGGTCGCGTTGCCTTGGTTGGAGATGCAGCCGGAACCGTGACTAAATCTTCGGGTGAAGGCATTTACTTCGCTGCGAAATCGGCGCGGATGTGTGCAGAAACGATCGTCGAATTTTCTGAAAACGGTCGTCGCATTCCCACGGAAGCCGATTTGAAAGTGTATCTAAAGCGTTGGGATAAGAAGTACGGACTCACCTACAAAGTGCTGGACATTTTGCAAACGGTATTCTACCGAACCGATGCAACCCGCGAAGCCTTTGTCGAAATGTGTTCGGATATCGATGTGCAAAGGCTCACTTTCGATAGCTACCTTTACAAAACGGTTGTCCCGGCAAATCCGCTGGTGCAACTGAAGATCACGGCGAAAACGATCGGCAGCCTGATTCGCGGCAATGCGTTAGCGCCCTAA